TCCCCAAGACATTGCTTGCAGTAGGGATGCACTACCCTGAACCTTTTAAACCCCTTTACAACTCTCTGCACTACCTCTTTACTCAGATAATCATGGATGGATGTGTCATTAAAATTATAGGTAGAAGTCTTTCCATCATAATCTGTGCAGCAGAAGGTATAATCTCCGTTCCATAAAATGCCAAAATTTTCTTGTATCCCCGGACAATATCCAAATATTGCATTTACATTCTTTTTGTCAAAGTGTACTGCCCAGTCACCCATCACCCTCGTATGAAGGCATACTTTGTCATTTATATACACCATATTTTCCTTAAATGTCCAGATTTTTTTTATCTGTCTTAATACATCTTCATATCTGTTTTCAACAGGGGTGTTTTTCATTATCCTCTCAGTCCACAATATCAGATATTTTTTAAGGGTAGTTGAGGTATCTGCTATGCTGACTTCGGAGAAAATTGGAATAATAAGCCTTCTGAGAGGTGATGAAAGAAAACTTATGGTCAGTTTTGTTTTGCCGGTCTCGGACAGAAATCTCTTTGCTACCGAAACAATCCTTGCTGCATAATCATCAAATTCTATTACCCCTGCTCCCCTCAAAGAAAATGTCTGTTCGTCAGGCGTCTGGAGTGAAATGATTATCCTTCCAATGCCCGCATAAATCAGTTCATCAAGCAATTTTTCATTGAGGCGGCTTCCATTGGTTGTGAGGCATGTTTCAATGCCTTTTTGATTTGCGTACTGTACAACTTCAACCAGATTCGGATACAAAGTCGGCTCTCCCATTACATGAAATAAAACCGTTTTTGCAACTTTAGTGTTACTCACTTCATTTAATATAGCCTTTGCCATACTAACCGGCATCATCCCTCTCTGCCTTTTCATCTTTGAGTCAGGACAGAATTCGCAGGAGAAGTTGCAGATATTGGTAAGCTCCATATGCAGTCTGTTTACAGGAAGTTTTATTGCCCCGATGCAATCAACCATTGACCTTCTTTTTCACCCTGGATTGTATATATGGTATAGAACCCATAATGAAGATAATTGCCAGCGAAACAATAAAGCCCATACTTGTGGGTGTGAAAACCTTGGTGCCAAAGTAGGTATACAAAAAACTCACGGGCACAAGTGGTATCATGCTTGCGATATAGAAGTCCTTAAATTTAATGCCGGAAAGTCCTGCCCAGTAGCTGACCAGATCCCACGGCAGATTAAAAAGCCTCATGTACAGTACAGCATTTCCACCATGTTCCTTTGACTTTTTTTCAAATTCCCTGATCAGTTTATTCTTTTCCAGTTGCCTTTTAACTGCATCCCTGCCAAGCCACCTCGCAAAGTAAAAACCAATTGCGGTTGAAATGGCGCCACCGATGGCCACATATGCCGTACCCCAGAAAGCTCCGAACAGCACCCCTGCCACTACGGTCAATCCCATAGATGGCAGGAAAAACAGCACAGGTCTCACGGCACATATAACAATAAAGAAAAAAGGTGCAGTTGTACTGTGCTGTTCAATAAATGCACTGATATTTTGAGGCGTCAGATATGGATAAAAGAGAATGCACAGGATAGATATTGCTAAAACTGTAACGATTTTTGTGACAGAAAGCATCACATTAGTTGTTAATACTCTCAACCTTGTTGGTTATCCAGACATTGGCGGGTAGTTTCAATTCAAAGGTGTCGGGTCTGATCTCGGGGTTTATTTTTATGTCTGCCAGTTTTGTTATTGTCCTGTCTCCTTTGGGAGTTGTTACCTCAAATCCGCCGGGAAGTCCTGTTACTTCATCATAATAAACTGTGATGTCTGACAGATATTTCTTTGCAATACTGGATAAAGGTATCAATTTTAAAACTATTTTACCGTCATTGCAAAAAACAGTTACGGTAAATTTCTTTTCCATCTCATTAAGATTACCACCCATGGCTGTTGCAAAAAAGCTCATGGTATTGCGGGCTACAAAGTCTTCGGAAAGGTTATATACCTGTGCCTCTCTTACATCGGGATGATACATCGTCATTGTTTCACCATCTATAACAGTGATGGATTTCTCAGGCATTGTCACTTCCCATCTAAGCATATTTGGCTTCGCCATTATTATTGTGCCTTTTAGCTGTATTTTCTTTTTTAGAACTGATAACTGTTTCTCCTGACTGACGGTGGCGTGCATTGAATGTATACCTTTTTGAAGTTCTTTTAACCTCTCAAATATCTTTTGTTTCTCCTCAGCAGCTACCTCACGAATGGCATTATTTGATGCGATAGCAGAGTTGTGAAGGAGAAACAATATTAAAGAGAAACAGATACTAATTTTTTTTGCTTTCCACATACTGTTTTTCAACCTGATTCCTGAATGTGTAGCCTGAGTTATAGGTGCAAAAGGGATAGAGCTTGCCGTCCACAGCAGAATAATGAACGGCACATCGTCCTATCCTCTGAAGGTCATAGTTATAATTATCCATAAAGTGCATACCAAATATGAAAAATGTTTTATAAGTATGTCCTTTATGCTCATCTGTCCATGTATACTTTTTATCAGCATATCCGTCAAGTGTTTTGAGAAATTTTGTAAAGGTTAAGCCTTCAGGAGCATTTTCTGGTTTAAAACGTTTATAAAGTACATTTAACATCTTAAGTTTAGAAAACATTTTAAAATGTCTCTTCTTTGCCTTTGATGCTATACCTTCAATGTCTTTTAAGACATTGAAAAGATCTAAGAATCTTGTAATCGACACTGCATTTCTGTTTTTATCAACGAATAACAGCGTCATTACGCCGCAGTGTGGATGGCATGTATGGTTTGAAACTGAGGTTCCTGTTAATGCCTCGGCGAGTTGCACAAACGGTGTCCCTGAATTAAGCGAGAACCAATCATTATACGGGTCGGCAAATCCTGTTTGTCTGCTTACATCCAGTATCATGTCAGCAAGGGTATACCTTTCTTTCAAACGATGTTCTTCATGGTATCTACCTGTGAATACGATAGGCTGTATTGATATACCTGTCAGCACATCCAGGTTTTCAAAGGCAAGGCGAATCAGGTCACCAATCTGATGGTCATTAACACCCCTGATTATTGTAGGAACAAATATGATTCTTAGACCCGCTTTCCTTGCTGATTCTATGGCCTTTAGCTTGATATCAAGGAGCTTACGTCCTCGTATCTTTTCATAGACATCATCCGTAACCCCATCCATCTGGAGATATAGATATTGAAGTCCGGCTTCCTTTGCCTTCATTGCAAATTCAGGATCGGAGAACTTAACACCATTTGTGGCAACCTGTATATGGGTAAAACCGAGTTCTTTAGATGCCTTTACAATATCCAGAAATCTCGGATGAATTGTTGGCTCTCCGCCTGTATATTGAACAGTAGTGCAGGGAGCAGGTCTCTCATCCTGAAGCTTTTTCAGCATCTGGTAAACCTCATCAAAGGAGGGCTCGTATATATATTTATTAGAATCGGCAAAGCAGATATTACAACTGAGATTACATCTTCCCGTAAGGTCAATATTGGCAATTGCTGTGTGGGTTAAATGCATGTTACATATGCCACACTCTGTTGGGCACTTTGTTGCATCTGTTACCTGTGGATTTGAAACCCCCCTTCCCTCCTTGAAATGCCATCTTTCCATCTCATGAAATATCCGTACATCAGAAGAAATAATATCGTTAAATACCCCGTGCTCCATGCATTCCTTTGTCATTAAAACTTTTCCATCCTTCTCGTATTCCCTTGCAGGAATAATCGCAAGGCACTCAGGACAGAGGGAGAGGGTGCTTTTAGGAAGCCCCTTGGCTATTGGAAGGATTGGACTGCCCGTTAATGTTACATTTGGTTGCTGCAGCTCTTTTTTACCTGCTTCATACTTCTTAAATACAGGTGCTTTAGTGAGCATTGTCAATTCCCTTCAAATTGGTGAAAAGTTAAACCACTGGTCAGGATACATTATAATATATTCTTCAAGGATTTTTACAACTCTTTTAAGCATTTCAATTTCTTCGTCTCTGTCTGTCACCACAAACGGTTCTTTTACAATTCCTCTGTATCCATCCCTTTCTCTCACCACAAAGGCAACAACAACAGGGGCGCCTGTTAGCCTGCTTAAAATAAACGGCCCCGGTGGGAAATAAGTAGGTTTTCCGAAAAAATCAACCGTTACACTGTTTGGCCCTTTACCGTATCTATCTATCAGCATTGCCACTATTTCTTTTTTATTCAGGGCATTTATCATTTCCACTGTAGATAACGAAGATTCATCAATGGTAATAGTCTTGACATTGAACCGTTCCCTATACCACCTGCGCACCCTGTCAATTTCCACATCACTGTCAGGAATGGTTATTACATTTGTTTCTATACCGTAGCTTCCAAAAAATATACCGCCCAGTTCCCAGTTACCGAGGTGTGCAGTAAGTAATATCAAGCCCCTGTTCATCTTCGATGCATTGTCAAGATTTTCCTTGCCGTCAAAATAGACGACCCTTTGCAAAATATCCGTTTTACTCATCCTTGTAAATCGTCCGTAATCCACGAGGTATTTGCTGTAGTTTCTGAACAATTGCCTTGCCATCGCTGAAATCTTTTCATCAGGGGCATTCGGAAAGGCCATTGCGAGATTTCTTTTGACATTTTTTACTGCAGATTTATAAAATCCATAGCTTAAATCTGCAATGCACTGAGAGATGGTATAGGATAAAAAGGTCGGGATATAGCCTATCCATCTCGTCCCTAATTTATAAATAGATGGAACGTTCAGAAAATGCCTGGTTAAACCCAATCAAAACTCCTATGAGTAATCACGGGTTCATGCGATGAACCTTTAAATCAAGAACAAGTCATTATAACGGAAACACCATTGATAGTCCAATTATTGAAATAGTATGGTGCAATTTATTGACAAAGTCCTCAGGGTTTTTTAACATGTAATTCTGATTCTCACATCTCCAGGTGTTTCTTGGACAGACCCTGGCCTGTCGCCAGGGAAAGGGCGGACATTGTATTTTCAGGATTTAATATTAAAGCTCCACGGTTTCTGGTCGCAAAAAGGCTGTATCATACATCAGCCCTATGATATAGAGGTGGGAGCAGGAACCTTTAACCCTGCAACATTCTTCAGGGTTCTCGGACCTGAGCCATGGAGAGCTGCCTATGTGGAGCCTTCAAGGCGGCCAACCGATGGCAGATACGGTGAGAACCCGAACAGGTTGCAGCATTACTATCAATACCAGGTAATCCTGAAGCCCTCACCTATTGACAGCCAGGATATATACCTTGAAAGCCTCTCTCTCCTTGGAATCGACCCGTTAAAACACGATATACGGTTTGTCGAAGACGACTGGGAATCCCCTACCCTCGGGGCGTGGGGCCTTGGCTGGGAGGTCTGGCTTGATGGCATGGAGATAACCCAATTTACATATTTCCAGCATGTGGGCGGTCTTGAACTGAAACCAGTCTCAGTTGAAATAACTTATGGCCTTGAGCGAATTGCCATGTATTTGCAGGAAGTGGATAATGTCTTTGCCCTGAAATGGAATGAAATCGTAAGTTATGGAGACATCCATCATGAAGGAGAGGTTGAGTTTTCAAAATATAATTTTGATGAAGCTGATATAGAAATGCACCTCCGCATTTTTGAAATGTATGAAAAAGAGGCCATAAGGCTTTCAAGGCAGGGATTGATCTTCCCCGCTTATGACTGTTGCCTGAAATGCTCGCATACATTCAACATGCTCGATGCGAGGGGGGCCTTGAGCGTAACCGAAAGGACAGGTTATATTGCAAGGGTAAGGAATCTGGCAAAACTGTGCGCAGAGGGCTATTTAAAGTTGAGAGAAACAATGAGTTTCCCCCTCTTAGGAAATTGGAAGTAGAAAATGGGAAATAAAGACTTCTCACTTCTATTTGAAATAGGAATAGAGGAAATTCCTGCCGGTTTTATACCAAAGGCAATGTCAACGTTACATGAGGAGTTCATAAAACTCCTTAAAGACTCATCCATAGATTTTGGAAAAATCTCTGAACATGCAACGCCAAGAAGGCTCGCAATAATCATCGAGAACGTTGCTGAAAAACAAAATGACAGGACATTAAATGTCCTCGGTCCCCCGAAAAAGGCTGCCTTTGATGACAGCGGCAACCCAACAAAGGCTGCTATTGGTTTTGCAAAATCACAGAATGTTGATGTGAAAAAGCTTAAAGTAGTTACAACAGAGAAAGGTGAATATGTAGCAGCCATTGTTGAAGAAAAGGGAAGAAAAACAACAGAAGTATTAGCTGAAACCTTACCAGGGCTCATTGCCTCAATACCGTTTCCAAAATCAATGAGGTGGGGCAATGGCACGCTGCGCTTTGCACGGCCAATACACTGGATCCTCGCAATCCTCGGCAAAGAGGTAATCCCCTTTGAGCTTGACGGCTTAAAAAGCAGCAACCTCACAAGAGGCCACAGGTTCCTGTCGCCTGCTGCCTTTCAGATAAAAGAGCCCCTCTCCTACTCACACCTTCTTGAAAGCAACTATGTCATAGCCAATTATAAGGTCAGAAAAAACATGATTGTTAGAGAAATAGAAGATATTACTTCAAAACTGAACTGCAAGGTTCACATGGATGAAGACCTTCTTGATACAGTCACTTCCCTCGTCGAATACCCGAAGGTAGTCTTGGGAAATTTCGACGGCGGGTACCTCTGTCTGCCAAAGGAACTTTTAATAACTGTTATGAAAAGCCATCAAAAATATTTTTCTGTTGAGGATAACGATGAGAATTTGCTGCCGCACTTCCTGATAATCAGCAACACAAAAATAGAAAACAGCGATACAGTGCGGGCAGGAGCAGCAAGGGTTCTTAAGGCAAGACTTGAGGACGCAAGATTTTATTTTGATGAAGACAGAAAAAAGCCATTGGGGGAGTATGTTGAGAAATTAAAAAATGTAACATATCATGAAAAACTCGGCAGCCTTTATGAAAAGGCAGAGCGGATCGCATCCCTTTCTTCTTTTATTGCAGAAAAACTCGGCCGTACCGGCCCAATTAAGGAAAAAGCAATAAAGACATCAATGCTCTGCAAGGCAGACCTTGTCACCGGGGTTGTAAGAGAATTCCCTGAACTGCAGGGCTATATGGGAATGATTTATGCGAAAAATTCAGGCGAAGACGATGATGTTGCATCAGCCATTTATGAGCATTATATGCCAAGGTTCTCAGGCGATAGCCTGCCATCAGGTGAGACAGGCACAATAGTTTCACTCGCTGATAGGATGGACAATATTGCATCCTTCTTCGCACTCGGTTTAATTCCTACAGGCTCTGAAGACCCTTTTGCTTTAAGGCGCCAGGCCTCAGGGATAACAAATATCCTTTACAGCAGCGGTTATCTACTTCCAGTAGGGACACTCATTGATACTGCCTTAAGAGGTCTCCCGATATCTGTGCAAGATGGTTTGAGCCATGAGATTCTGAAATTCTTTGATCAGAGGATTGAAGGGATGCTTTTATCCGAGGGTTATAAATATGACCTGGTTAACTCTGTGCTCTCGACAGGAGGAAGGGTCATAAAAGATATAAAAAATAGAATCGAGGTTCTTTCGGCAATGAGGGAGGAGCCTGAATTCAGCGGACTTCTGACTGCTGCAAAAAGGGTCTACAATATTCTGACAAACGCACAGACAGGCAATCTGAGAGAGGATATGTTAACCGGGGCTGTAGAAAAAGCCCTGTTCAGCACAGCCATGAATGTAGGGCAAAAACTTATGGACACTAACTTCAGGGCGCTATTTGAACTTAAAGAACCCATAAATCACTTTTTCGACAATGTCCTTGTAATGGATAATAACCCTGAAATAAGAGGAAACAGGCTTGCCCTCCTTTCAGCAGTTAAAAGGCTTTTTGATTCCCTGGGGGATTTTTCAAAAATAGTGGAGTGAACATACAAAAAGAAATATTTTTATGTTAGACTTATAGGCTAAAAATTCAGGAAAAATATTTTTTACAAAGGAAAGGCAGATGGTAACGGTAAGATGAAAGACCTCCTTGGGGGTAAGGGAGCCGGCATTGCAGAGATGACAAATCTCAAGATACCTGTTCCAGCAGGTTTTACCATAACAACTGAGGCCTGCAATGAGTATTTTAAAAACAAGAAGAAATATCCGCCCGGGCTATGGGAACAGGTCCTGACAAATCTTAAAAAGATCGAGAAGGCAATGGGCATGAAGTTCGGTGATGCAACCAACCCCCTGTTTGTCTCTGTTCGCTCAGGTGCTAAGTTTTCCATGCCAGGGATGATGGACACTGTTCTGAACCTCGGCCTCAATGATACCACGATGAAGGCCATCATCAAGAAAACAGGGAATGAACGCTTTGTT
This portion of the Nitrospirota bacterium genome encodes:
- a CDS encoding radical SAM protein, which translates into the protein MVDCIGAIKLPVNRLHMELTNICNFSCEFCPDSKMKRQRGMMPVSMAKAILNEVSNTKVAKTVLFHVMGEPTLYPNLVEVVQYANQKGIETCLTTNGSRLNEKLLDELIYAGIGRIIISLQTPDEQTFSLRGAGVIEFDDYAARIVSVAKRFLSETGKTKLTISFLSSPLRRLIIPIFSEVSIADTSTTLKKYLILWTERIMKNTPVENRYEDVLRQIKKIWTFKENMVYINDKVCLHTRVMGDWAVHFDKKNVNAIFGYCPGIQENFGILWNGDYTFCCTDYDGKTSTYNFNDTSIHDYLSKEVVQRVVKGFKRFRVVHPYCKQCLG
- a CDS encoding TVP38/TMEM64 family protein; the protein is MRVLTTNVMLSVTKIVTVLAISILCILFYPYLTPQNISAFIEQHSTTAPFFFIVICAVRPVLFFLPSMGLTVVAGVLFGAFWGTAYVAIGGAISTAIGFYFARWLGRDAVKRQLEKNKLIREFEKKSKEHGGNAVLYMRLFNLPWDLVSYWAGLSGIKFKDFYIASMIPLVPVSFLYTYFGTKVFTPTSMGFIVSLAIIFIMGSIPYIQSRVKKKVNG
- a CDS encoding outer membrane lipoprotein carrier protein LolA, with the protein product MFLLHNSAIASNNAIREVAAEEKQKIFERLKELQKGIHSMHATVSQEKQLSVLKKKIQLKGTIIMAKPNMLRWEVTMPEKSITVIDGETMTMYHPDVREAQVYNLSEDFVARNTMSFFATAMGGNLNEMEKKFTVTVFCNDGKIVLKLIPLSSIAKKYLSDITVYYDEVTGLPGGFEVTTPKGDRTITKLADIKINPEIRPDTFELKLPANVWITNKVESINN
- a CDS encoding radical SAM protein — protein: MLTKAPVFKKYEAGKKELQQPNVTLTGSPILPIAKGLPKSTLSLCPECLAIIPAREYEKDGKVLMTKECMEHGVFNDIISSDVRIFHEMERWHFKEGRGVSNPQVTDATKCPTECGICNMHLTHTAIANIDLTGRCNLSCNICFADSNKYIYEPSFDEVYQMLKKLQDERPAPCTTVQYTGGEPTIHPRFLDIVKASKELGFTHIQVATNGVKFSDPEFAMKAKEAGLQYLYLQMDGVTDDVYEKIRGRKLLDIKLKAIESARKAGLRIIFVPTIIRGVNDHQIGDLIRLAFENLDVLTGISIQPIVFTGRYHEEHRLKERYTLADMILDVSRQTGFADPYNDWFSLNSGTPFVQLAEALTGTSVSNHTCHPHCGVMTLLFVDKNRNAVSITRFLDLFNVLKDIEGIASKAKKRHFKMFSKLKMLNVLYKRFKPENAPEGLTFTKFLKTLDGYADKKYTWTDEHKGHTYKTFFIFGMHFMDNYNYDLQRIGRCAVHYSAVDGKLYPFCTYNSGYTFRNQVEKQYVESKKN
- a CDS encoding lysophospholipid acyltransferase family protein, with the translated sequence MGLTRHFLNVPSIYKLGTRWIGYIPTFLSYTISQCIADLSYGFYKSAVKNVKRNLAMAFPNAPDEKISAMARQLFRNYSKYLVDYGRFTRMSKTDILQRVVYFDGKENLDNASKMNRGLILLTAHLGNWELGGIFFGSYGIETNVITIPDSDVEIDRVRRWYRERFNVKTITIDESSLSTVEMINALNKKEIVAMLIDRYGKGPNSVTVDFFGKPTYFPPGPFILSRLTGAPVVVAFVVRERDGYRGIVKEPFVVTDRDEEIEMLKRVVKILEEYIIMYPDQWFNFSPI
- a CDS encoding glycine--tRNA ligase subunit alpha, with amino-acid sequence MYFQDLILKLHGFWSQKGCIIHQPYDIEVGAGTFNPATFFRVLGPEPWRAAYVEPSRRPTDGRYGENPNRLQHYYQYQVILKPSPIDSQDIYLESLSLLGIDPLKHDIRFVEDDWESPTLGAWGLGWEVWLDGMEITQFTYFQHVGGLELKPVSVEITYGLERIAMYLQEVDNVFALKWNEIVSYGDIHHEGEVEFSKYNFDEADIEMHLRIFEMYEKEAIRLSRQGLIFPAYDCCLKCSHTFNMLDARGALSVTERTGYIARVRNLAKLCAEGYLKLRETMSFPLLGNWK
- a CDS encoding glycine--tRNA ligase subunit beta, whose translation is MGNKDFSLLFEIGIEEIPAGFIPKAMSTLHEEFIKLLKDSSIDFGKISEHATPRRLAIIIENVAEKQNDRTLNVLGPPKKAAFDDSGNPTKAAIGFAKSQNVDVKKLKVVTTEKGEYVAAIVEEKGRKTTEVLAETLPGLIASIPFPKSMRWGNGTLRFARPIHWILAILGKEVIPFELDGLKSSNLTRGHRFLSPAAFQIKEPLSYSHLLESNYVIANYKVRKNMIVREIEDITSKLNCKVHMDEDLLDTVTSLVEYPKVVLGNFDGGYLCLPKELLITVMKSHQKYFSVEDNDENLLPHFLIISNTKIENSDTVRAGAARVLKARLEDARFYFDEDRKKPLGEYVEKLKNVTYHEKLGSLYEKAERIASLSSFIAEKLGRTGPIKEKAIKTSMLCKADLVTGVVREFPELQGYMGMIYAKNSGEDDDVASAIYEHYMPRFSGDSLPSGETGTIVSLADRMDNIASFFALGLIPTGSEDPFALRRQASGITNILYSSGYLLPVGTLIDTALRGLPISVQDGLSHEILKFFDQRIEGMLLSEGYKYDLVNSVLSTGGRVIKDIKNRIEVLSAMREEPEFSGLLTAAKRVYNILTNAQTGNLREDMLTGAVEKALFSTAMNVGQKLMDTNFRALFELKEPINHFFDNVLVMDNNPEIRGNRLALLSAVKRLFDSLGDFSKIVE